A DNA window from Camelina sativa cultivar DH55 chromosome 17, Cs, whole genome shotgun sequence contains the following coding sequences:
- the LOC104759647 gene encoding uncharacterized protein LOC104759647 has translation MAAANNNIERCFGVTNIKHHIPLILDLEDHNYDAWRELFQTHCMTFDVSGHIDGTLLPTGAADTAWYKRDGLVKLWIYGTLAPPLFRSSFKTGGSARDIWLRVENQFRNNKEARAIQLDNELRTMEIGDLSIRDYCQKIKSVADLLANIDAAVNERTLVMYLLNGLNDKFDNILNNRLKKVPRLSAAHNDHSSSSTALTVTTSPQHSVSNRGRFNNHINNNNNRGKRFNNRGRGGRGNNTGSHRSSWGSQWGSQPYWPSPPPYWPQYPPWTQLPQGRFPQSASPLHPHPPQANFVEFQQPMQSYVTESLNDPSASDWFMDTGATAHLTPTAGILNSSLNHSTANSVVVGNGLSIPITSSGSSNSDTAAPL, from the exons aTGGCTGCTGCCAACAATAACATCGAAAGATGTTTTGGTGTGACCAACATCAAACATCACATTCCGCTCATTCTTGATCTTGAAGACCACAATTATGATGCCTGGAGAGAGTTATTTCAAACTCACTGCATGACGTTTGACGTCTCTGGCCACATCGATGGTACTCTTCTTCCCACCGGTGCTGCTGACACTGCATGGTACAAACGCGACGGCCTTGTCAAACTCTGGATCTATGGCACTCTTGCTCCTCCTCTGTTTCGCTCATCTTTCAAAACTGGCGGATCTGCTCGTGACATTTGGCTTCGCGTGGAGAATCAGTTCCGCAACAATAAGGAGGCCCGTGCTATCCAGCTTGACAATGAGTTACGCACAATGGAGATCGGAGATCTGTCCATTCGTGACTATTGCCAGAAGATCAAGTCCGTTGCTGATCTCCTAGCCAACATCGATGCTGCTGTCAATGAACGCACCTTGGTGATGTATCTTCTCAATGGTTTGAACGACAAATTCGATAACATTCTCAAT AATCGACTCAAGAAGGTGCCTCGTTTGTCTGCTGCTCACAATGACCACTCCTCTTCCTCCACGGCTCTCACCGTCACCACATCTCCTCAACACTCTGTCTCCAATCGCGGGCGGTTCAACAACcacattaacaacaacaacaacagggGCAAACGGTTTAACAACCGTGGCAGAGGTGGCCGTGGTAACAACACCGGCTCTCATCGTTCGTCGTGGGGCTCACAATGGGGTTCACAACCTTATTGGCCATCTCCTCCACCCTACTGGCCTCAGTACCCTCCCTGGACTCAGCTGCCTCAAGGTCGCTTTCCCCAGTCTGCGTCACCTTTGCACCCGCATCCACCTCAAGCCAACTTTGTGGAATTTCAGCAGCCGATGCAGTCCTACGTAACAGAGTCTCTCAATGACCCTTCTGCATCCGATTGGTTCATGGACACTGGTGCCACCGCACATCTCACACCCACTGCAGGTATCCTCAACTCCTCTCTTAATCATAGTACCGCTAATTCTGTCGTTGTTGGTAATGGTTTGTCCATTCCTATCACTTCCTCTG GATCTTCCAACTCGGACACCGCTGCTCCGCTGTGA